The following proteins are co-located in the Desulfatirhabdium butyrativorans DSM 18734 genome:
- the coaBC gene encoding bifunctional phosphopantothenoylcysteine decarboxylase/phosphopantothenate--cysteine ligase CoaBC, whose amino-acid sequence MPSVDLAQASIVVGVSGGIAAYKGVELVRSIRKLGMQVRVIMTSNATRFVGPITFEALSGNPVCLNLFEGSDRASIQHIEWARSADAVVVAPATANVIGKLACGIADDALSTFLLAVSSPVLICPSMNSQMYLNPAVQQNIENLRRFGYRIVEPESGELACGTSGPGRLPEPEDILDELVAVLTSKDFSGKRILISAGPTREHFDPVRFISNPSSGKMGYALAVAAHHRGADVLLVTGPTHLAPPRAVQTIGVNSAAQMAEAVFNHAGQADIVIMTAAVSDYRPEVQADQKMKKGPDDLTLRLVKNPDILRTLGERKSPGQLLIGFAAETEQLRAHATQKLREKNLDMIVGNLVGRTDSGFAADTNQVSLFYPTGNVETMPLMEKQKLAHHLLDRIAGLPTMT is encoded by the coding sequence ATGCCGAGTGTTGATTTGGCGCAGGCGTCCATCGTTGTGGGTGTCAGCGGCGGTATTGCAGCCTATAAGGGTGTGGAACTGGTTCGCTCCATTCGCAAGCTTGGGATGCAGGTTCGCGTGATCATGACATCCAATGCCACGCGGTTTGTCGGACCGATCACTTTTGAGGCGCTGAGCGGTAATCCGGTATGCCTGAACCTTTTCGAAGGCAGCGATCGTGCTTCGATCCAGCATATCGAGTGGGCCAGATCCGCCGATGCGGTCGTGGTGGCGCCAGCAACGGCCAATGTCATCGGCAAGCTGGCCTGCGGTATCGCCGACGATGCGCTCAGCACGTTTCTGCTCGCTGTATCCTCTCCCGTGCTGATCTGTCCATCCATGAATTCGCAGATGTATCTGAATCCAGCCGTTCAGCAAAACATCGAGAATCTTCGGCGTTTCGGTTACCGGATCGTAGAGCCGGAATCGGGAGAGCTTGCATGCGGCACGAGCGGTCCCGGAAGACTCCCCGAGCCCGAAGACATTCTGGATGAGCTGGTTGCCGTCCTGACGTCCAAAGATTTTTCCGGAAAACGGATCCTGATCAGCGCCGGCCCCACACGGGAGCATTTCGATCCTGTCCGTTTCATCAGCAACCCGTCTTCCGGTAAAATGGGGTATGCCCTGGCGGTTGCGGCGCATCATCGCGGCGCCGATGTTCTCCTGGTTACCGGCCCGACCCATCTGGCCCCTCCCCGGGCAGTTCAGACGATTGGCGTTAACTCAGCCGCCCAAATGGCGGAGGCGGTTTTCAATCATGCCGGTCAAGCCGATATCGTCATCATGACGGCCGCTGTTTCCGACTACCGGCCCGAAGTCCAGGCGGATCAGAAAATGAAAAAGGGTCCGGATGACTTGACGCTTCGTCTTGTCAAAAATCCGGATATTCTGCGGACACTTGGAGAGCGAAAATCTCCCGGACAGTTGCTCATCGGGTTTGCCGCTGAAACCGAACAGCTGAGAGCCCATGCAACACAAAAGCTCCGGGAAAAAAATCTCGACATGATCGTCGGCAATCTGGTGGGGCGGACGGATTCCGGATTTGCCGCAGACACCAATCAGGTCAGCCTTTTTTATCCCACCGGAAATGTGGAGACGATGCCCCTCATGGAAAAACAGAAGCTTGCTCATCACCTTCTGGATCGAATCGCCGGTTTGCCAACCATGACATGA
- a CDS encoding LysM peptidoglycan-binding domain-containing protein has product MMRKTIFRVLMVGWVCCSMTVWSGLGLCGQEAEVIQDETNVTYNVKAGDTLWEIAKRFYDSPLRWPDVWGLNPQIANPHRIYPGEPVHLYQQKTTETVYVEEPVPAPPPAPAPSGKKMPPKKVFTVFRGIDRVGFLRENPVEPIGRIVMPRMDAAATREMLSQGDVVYVQVARDDLEIGKRYRIYKLMGPYRFWADGRKISVYQHYINGIGVADRYDGNGIWEVRIEKSYAAIQTDDLLMPCQQRDDRIELVDASSDLSGTILFSQDHNEIFSAGFLAFMDKGELQGVRIGQRFSIVQEDRPAKHSVMVPYGECLVLDVESNTSSVWITKSDRNLTDQVMVRSLGAGGSF; this is encoded by the coding sequence ATGATGAGAAAGACAATTTTCCGTGTTCTGATGGTCGGCTGGGTGTGCTGCAGCATGACGGTATGGTCTGGTCTTGGCTTGTGTGGCCAGGAAGCGGAAGTGATTCAGGACGAGACCAACGTCACATACAACGTAAAGGCAGGCGATACGCTCTGGGAGATTGCCAAACGCTTTTATGACTCCCCCCTGCGTTGGCCGGATGTCTGGGGACTCAATCCGCAGATTGCCAATCCGCATCGCATTTATCCGGGAGAGCCGGTTCACCTGTATCAGCAGAAGACGACGGAAACCGTATATGTTGAAGAACCTGTGCCTGCGCCTCCGCCCGCCCCGGCTCCTTCCGGAAAGAAGATGCCGCCCAAAAAGGTTTTTACCGTTTTTCGGGGTATCGATCGGGTCGGATTTCTGCGTGAGAATCCTGTGGAGCCGATTGGTAGAATTGTGATGCCCAGGATGGATGCTGCCGCAACTCGTGAAATGCTGAGCCAGGGCGATGTGGTGTATGTCCAGGTAGCACGGGACGACCTTGAAATCGGAAAGCGCTATCGTATCTACAAGCTGATGGGGCCTTACCGGTTCTGGGCGGATGGCCGGAAAATTTCGGTTTACCAGCATTATATCAATGGAATCGGCGTTGCGGACCGATATGACGGGAACGGTATATGGGAAGTACGTATCGAAAAATCCTATGCGGCGATTCAGACAGACGATTTGCTGATGCCCTGCCAGCAGCGGGATGATCGAATCGAGCTGGTCGATGCTTCTTCCGATCTGAGCGGAACCATTTTGTTCAGCCAGGATCATAATGAGATCTTTTCAGCCGGATTTCTGGCGTTCATGGACAAAGGGGAACTGCAAGGGGTGCGAATTGGGCAACGTTTTTCCATCGTCCAGGAAGACAGGCCCGCAAAACATTCGGTGATGGTTCCCTATGGGGAATGCCTGGTTCTCGATGTGGAATCGAACACCTCCAGCGTCTGGATCACCAAAAGCGACCGGAACCTGACCGATCAGGTCATGGTGCGAAGCCTGGGTGCAGGCGGTTCGTTTTAG
- a CDS encoding response regulator: MNWIRNFRSRLYDLPEDIDDGLAFWREKLLSAMLLIGIAYCPITLIPTAMLIIEHRYWSLAVIDLVALVLCIYFYLNRKASYRLRAFFVLAMLYAIGAGIILRFGLVSGGPAWLFAFSVLAGMLLGLRAACVAVALNVLTLGPMAYWFGDGAAVFSNVLHGDLARAVAASGSYLLMNVTVSASAAIMVKGLEIIATRYRVTLDAKNQTVSELENSRNALKAMQERLHMVFQQAPFGMALIGPDGRFLWINPKFIEIFGYELDEIPDGSTWFQKAYPEEPMRKDVIKDWKADLERYEIGEVRVRIYPVTCKDGTKKTIQFYPVRLHTHEDLLVCEDITERLRLEEQLQHARKMEAIGTLAGGVAHDFNNLLQGVVGYAQLLLMGKSEHHPDYARLKGIEHAVERAAHLVAQLMLFGRKAVARRKVLHLEEEIHKAVQILERTLPRMIRIELKADPDVLLIEADPTQIEQVVLNLGSNAADAMPEGGLFSIEIRNIRIPQNGGIAQQQDLAEGSYVLLKVSDTGSGMDAATLKHIFEPFFTTKGVGKGTGLGLASVYGIVAGHGGSIECDSKPGKGTTFRIYLPAVSQLPESKEEGQEQKPLRGGTEHILVVDDEAAIREMLMEVLPIYGYTVSCVANGEEAIELFRNEPKAFDCILLDLNMPGMGGYRCLKELLLIDPHAVVLIASGYAEGANVHQAVQSGARGYLSKPYRIADLLQGIRKILDSSGSYRDQT, translated from the coding sequence ATGAATTGGATCCGAAATTTTCGCAGCCGACTCTACGATTTGCCGGAAGATATCGACGATGGTCTGGCTTTCTGGCGTGAAAAATTGCTTTCCGCCATGTTGTTGATCGGGATTGCCTATTGCCCCATTACCCTGATCCCGACGGCGATGCTGATCATCGAGCATCGATACTGGTCCCTTGCCGTGATCGATCTGGTTGCCCTCGTGCTTTGCATTTATTTCTACCTGAACCGAAAAGCCTCCTATCGTCTCAGGGCCTTCTTTGTTCTGGCCATGCTGTACGCCATCGGAGCGGGTATCATTCTCCGATTTGGCCTTGTCAGCGGCGGACCGGCATGGCTTTTTGCCTTTTCGGTGCTGGCCGGCATGCTGCTGGGACTTCGGGCCGCATGTGTTGCGGTTGCTCTGAATGTCTTGACCCTTGGACCGATGGCATATTGGTTCGGTGATGGTGCTGCCGTGTTTTCGAATGTGCTTCATGGCGATCTGGCACGCGCCGTTGCAGCCTCCGGAAGCTATCTTCTGATGAATGTGACTGTTTCAGCCTCTGCGGCGATCATGGTGAAGGGACTTGAGATTATCGCAACCCGCTATCGTGTAACGCTCGATGCAAAGAATCAGACCGTCAGCGAGCTGGAGAACAGCCGGAATGCATTGAAAGCGATGCAGGAAAGACTTCACATGGTTTTCCAGCAAGCGCCCTTCGGAATGGCACTGATCGGCCCGGATGGCCGATTTCTCTGGATCAACCCAAAATTCATCGAAATCTTCGGGTACGAATTGGATGAAATTCCCGATGGATCGACCTGGTTTCAAAAAGCCTACCCGGAAGAACCGATGCGAAAAGATGTCATCAAAGACTGGAAGGCGGATTTGGAACGATATGAAATCGGTGAGGTTCGGGTTCGGATTTATCCGGTGACGTGCAAGGATGGAACGAAGAAGACCATCCAGTTTTATCCCGTTCGATTGCATACCCACGAAGACCTGCTCGTTTGTGAAGATATAACGGAACGTCTCCGGCTTGAAGAGCAATTGCAGCATGCCCGGAAAATGGAGGCTATCGGGACGCTTGCCGGTGGCGTCGCGCATGACTTCAATAACCTCTTGCAGGGTGTCGTCGGTTACGCGCAGCTTCTTCTCATGGGCAAGTCGGAGCATCATCCGGATTATGCCCGGCTCAAAGGCATCGAGCATGCCGTGGAACGGGCGGCCCATCTGGTCGCTCAGCTCATGCTGTTTGGCCGGAAGGCGGTGGCCAGGAGGAAGGTTTTGCATCTGGAGGAGGAAATCCATAAAGCTGTTCAGATACTGGAGCGGACGTTGCCGAGAATGATCCGGATCGAGCTGAAAGCGGATCCGGATGTGCTGCTGATAGAGGCTGACCCGACGCAGATCGAACAGGTGGTGCTGAATCTCGGCAGCAATGCGGCCGATGCCATGCCCGAAGGCGGTCTGTTTTCCATCGAGATACGCAACATCCGTATTCCGCAGAACGGCGGCATTGCTCAACAGCAGGATCTGGCGGAAGGGAGTTACGTGTTGTTGAAGGTTTCGGATACCGGTTCCGGCATGGATGCGGCCACCCTCAAGCATATTTTTGAACCGTTTTTTACCACCAAGGGTGTGGGAAAAGGAACAGGTCTTGGATTGGCTTCCGTGTATGGTATTGTTGCCGGCCATGGCGGATCGATTGAATGTGACAGCAAACCGGGGAAGGGGACGACGTTCCGCATCTATCTCCCTGCTGTGTCACAACTCCCGGAATCCAAAGAAGAAGGCCAGGAACAAAAGCCATTGCGTGGTGGAACGGAGCACATCCTGGTTGTAGATGACGAAGCGGCCATCCGGGAGATGCTCATGGAAGTTTTGCCAATTTATGGCTACACGGTGAGCTGTGTGGCAAACGGCGAAGAAGCGATCGAGCTGTTTCGGAATGAACCGAAAGCTTTCGATTGCATTTTGCTCGATTTGAACATGCCCGGCATGGGGGGGTATCGCTGTCTGAAAGAGCTGCTGCTTATCGATCCGCATGCTGTGGTTTTGATCGCAAGCGGTTATGCCGAAGGGGCTAACGTTCATCAAGCCGTTCAATCGGGCGCAAGGGGGTATCTGAGCAAACCCTATCGGATTGCAGATCTGCTTCAGGGTATTCGGAAGATATTGGATTCTTCAGGCAGTTACCGAGATCAAACCTGA
- a CDS encoding dodecin family protein yields the protein MTESVYKVVELVGTSEISWEDAAKKAVETASKSLRELRIAEVTMQDLKLENGKVIAYRTRVKLSFKYES from the coding sequence ATGACGGAAAGTGTGTACAAGGTGGTCGAACTTGTGGGAACCAGTGAAATTTCGTGGGAAGATGCCGCCAAAAAAGCGGTGGAAACAGCTTCCAAATCGTTGCGGGAGCTTCGTATCGCGGAAGTCACCATGCAGGATTTGAAGCTGGAAAACGGCAAGGTCATCGCCTACCGGACCCGGGTAAAACTGTCTTTCAAATACGAGTCATAA